Genomic segment of Chionomys nivalis chromosome 17, mChiNiv1.1, whole genome shotgun sequence:
GGTCATAAGAACAATACCCACTTAAAAGCAAGGTTGTGCCATCACAGAAGCCAAACAGCTGGTCAGGGCGCAGTTTGTGTTACCAAAACTCTCCACACAGCCACCACTGCACACATCCAGAACCAGGCTAGACCTGGCAGCTGATAAATGGGCATCCTACCAGGCACAGCCCAGGAGAGGGCTGGGAAGCAGGCCTTTGGGGTACGCTGAGGGCACCCCCTCAGTCTCCCCCATTTGCTCAATCCTACATCTTTAAATTTCTCATTTAGATTCTGCTAGGAACAAACACCAGGAAAGGCTTCTCAGGGAAGCTGCACTTGAGAACTGTCTTgaaggagagacagaagaaatTCCTCGCCAACGTGGCTCAGAAGGGACACCGTAAATGTCTGGCCCAGCTGTAGTAAAGAGGACGGGCGGGGCGGGAACTGGGGCAGGAGGAAGCAATCTCTCCTTGCGGGTTGGTCATTGAGGTAAAGGGGAGCCATTGAAGGCTTGATGGGTGATGTGACCACTGTGGCATTTTGGAAGGATCTCTGGCATAAGAGAAAGGCCGCCTCTTGTTTAGAGCTATGGGCAGCTGGGTAGGGTGTGGGCCATGGTTGAGCCCTCAGCTGGTAGGAAGCGGGCAAGAAGGCTGAAGGCCTGGCTTTCTAGGTAGGATGGGAGGTACAGGTTGAGTTGACCCACAATTATGGGAAGTCAGATGAAGCAAGGAGTTTGTGCAATGAGGGGAGGTTTGAAGATGGGCAGGGGGATGGGTCAGTGAGGAGAGACACCTTACAGAACCTGATGGCATGacttcaatccctaggacccacatgggagAAATGGCTCCAGAAAGTTGTCCCCTGAACACGatctgtgcatatacacatatacacacaataaaataaaaatgtaaagaaaatattctttaagaATGGAAGAGAGcaccaatcccagcactcaggaggcacagacagcagatctctgtgtgttcgaggtcagcctggtctacagagcgagttccaggacagtcaaggttatgcagagaaatcctgtcttgaaaaaacaaacataaaagggaaagagaatcTTCTGGGGCCAGTGAGACAGAGCTTCCGCTTCCAATGAGGCCAGGGGCACATGGGTGCCTGGCCCCAGCAGGTTCGCCCTGGGGTCAGGGGTGTCCAGACTAAAGGAGACTGGAGCTGACTCCCAGCTGGCGTCCCCTATCCCTCCTGATCAGGCATCATGTCAACAAGAAGCTGGGGAGGAGACCTGAGAgtcacagaggaggcagaggccggccaTTACGGCTGTGCCCGCACAGCGTCCAGTGCTGCCAGCTgggcctggcagctcagaccagaCAGAGAGGGGATGAGAacgagaaaggagaggagggggactAGCGGCAGGGCGCTGGCAAGAGCGTGCTGTGCCCAGTGAGAAACCAAGGTTCctctgaggagaggaagggaaagccaGGACAGCTGGAAGAACAGAGGGGGCAGGGGAAGGGCTTGCCTGGGACTGAGATGGGGGAAGGTATGGCAGAGCCTGTGGTCCTTTGAAGATGTCAGAGAATTCAGTCCTGTGAGGGGTCAGGAGGACAGCCATAGGAACAGCAGACCAGAATGAAGCCAATGTGACAGCCACCTGCTCGTTACTGAGTCTCTGGTATAGGCAGTCTCCGTGCAAGACACTGTGTACAGCGATGAACTAAATGTGATTCCTTTCCTAAGGACTTAGCACTTGCTGGGGAGACACATCAGCTCTGCAGCAACAGTGTCCTGACTGTGTGTGAAACTGCCTAGGTATGGTGACAACACACAGAGATGTCCTTACCCGGGACAGAAGCAGGTGACACTGGAAGCTGGCCTCAGGGATGGGCTAGGAGTTACCCAGGCAAAGAGAGCGTGGAGGGCTCTCCGAGAAGAGGGAGAGTCTCAGCGAAGGGCAGGATGCTCACCCCATGATGCTGGCCAAGGAGGGTGGCAGAGGCCTAGCAGAGACTTCAGCAGAGCGCAGCCAACTGATCACCGCCTTTGTGAAGCTCCGTTCTGACTGGAGTGTGGAGAGTTGACTAGGGCAAAGTGAGGACCCCAACTGGCTAGTGGCTGCAGGGCTGCGGGAGGAGGGCACAGCCCGGATGCAAGCAGGATTTGAAACCAGCAGGGCTCGATAGCTTTATGGGGAGAAGGGTCAAGGATACTTCTTAGGTACCACCAAACTGAActagagaaaagggaggaggagatggatgCATTTGGAGACAGACTGGGGAGCCTGAGGATAGGCAGGGCCCTCTGTGTGTGGCAGGCACAGCCAGGggccagggcagggcagggtgagAGTATTGCTTGGTCAGCTCCACAGAGGGAAGACCTTTGTTTAAGAAGctgctgggagccgggcggtggtggcgcacgcctttaatcccagcactcgggaggcagaggcaggcggatctctgtgagtttgaggccagcctggtctacaatagctagttccaggataggaaccaaaaactacggagaaaccctgtctcgaaaatccaaaaagaaagcagggcggtgatggcgcacgcctttaatcccagcactcgggaggcagaggcaggcagatctctgtgagttcgaaaccagcctggtctacaagtgctaggtccaggacaggctccaaaaccacagagaaaccctgtctcgaaaaagaaaaaaaagaagaagaagaagctgctgGGAACAAGGGGATACTGTCTAGGCATTGGTGACACTTTAGGACCAGCATAGCCGCAAAAGTAGATAACCATCTGACCTGATAAATCACAGGGTTCGAGggctcagagaggcagacaggcagaagtAAGGCTATGAAGCAGgtaagagaagacagagaggcaggaagtGAGAGGACTGGAGGAAACTCCCCGGTGGACAGTAGAACTGGTCAGGGCCCCGTGTGGCAGCTGGCACAGTTTGAGGACTATGTGGTGAACCCAAACTCCATTGCTCCCGCCACAAACCCAGGACCACATATCCTCAGTAAAATTGACTCTGTTCGCATCTGCAATATGGGATTGTGGATTTAGGTGGGAATGGTGGAAAGACCTTAATTTCACACCTAGGTTTATGGGGCACAGGATACACCACCACCTCTTCAGAGGAAGAGACTAGATGGTTAGGGCATGAGAAAGCCtgaagcaggccttgaacttggggtTCTCAGTGATCCTGCTGTCTCTGAGCTGACACTGGGGACCTGACATCCATTCTGAATCTCCAGGTCTCAGGCTAGACTTCTCTTAGCAGCCAgtgtttggctgtcctggaaggtTCCAGCTCAGTGCCCAGTGTCACCCCCTTACTGGCCTGCTCCCCGCATCAGGTGAGCCTTAGGTGGAGCTAGGCACGTGAGCACAACCCTCTGCACCTCCCACCCCAAGACGTGCATAATGCCCTCAGCAGGCTCCCCGTCAGCCTGAGCAGCTTGCTCCTGAGGACAGCCGTGTGCAGGCCACCACAGAAAGGGAGACCAGGGGACAAGAGACCTGAGGAGACAGGGGAATcagggaggagcaggagcagcaggcaAGAAGCACAAGGTGACAGGACATGGAGCCAAGGCTGTGTTGTAGGGCTTTCTTACTGGCTGGCAGGCTCTGGACAGCCATCAGCAAGGCTCTGTTTGCTGAGTTCCTGGCCACGGGGCTGTATGTGTTCTTTGGTGTGGGCTCTGTCCTGCCCTGGCCTGTGGCCCTTCCCTCTGTGCTCCAGATTGCTATCACCTTCAACCTGGCCACGGCCACAGCTGTGCAGATCTCCTGGAAGACCAGCGGAGCCCATGCCAACCCTGCTGTGACGCTGGCCTACCTCGTAGGGTCCCATATCTCCTTGCCTCGGGCTATGGCCTATATTGCCGCCCAGCTGGCAGGGGCCACCGTTGGAGCCGCTCTTCTTTATGGGGTAACTCCAGGAGGTGTCCGAGAGACCCTTGGAGTCAACGTGGTAGGTGCAAAGAATGACGCAGGTGATAGGGCacgggagagagagacaggtggtAAAGGTGGCAGTCCAGGCAGGAGTAAAAGCAGGGTGGAGGGGTCGGATAAGGTCAGCTGCTCCGAGCAGGTCTCTGGGATCTAGAGGAATGGACTTAGGCAGGGCAGGAATGgaacagggaggagagggagtcAGAAGGACCAGGCATCTAAAGGCCAGTGCGGGGTGAGGCTGGgattgagggagagaggggaccCTGCCCACACTGTTTAACCTGCAGTGCTCTGCTGTGTCCTCCCCTCTGCCATCTCTCAGGTCCCCGGGGCCTGCTTCCCTCCCCCAATCGCCCCGCAATTGCCTTTGTTCCACCTGCTTCCACTACTGCCCACAGGCCTCCTCCATCTGTCCTCAACTTTCTTGTTCCTTACTTCCGTGTCCCCCTGAACCACAGGCCTCCCTCAATGGCAGAGTGGGAGAGGCGCCTTCCGCAGGCATCAGGCATCCGGATGAAACAGGAGTCGGCCGCTCAGACCTTAGGTTCTAGGACTGAGAGAAGACTAAACTTAGGGAGTCTCACTGTCCCGCGGGCAGTGCCCACGTCCACCCCGGCGtattcctttcctctctgcccagGTCCACAATAGCACGTCAACCGGCCAGGCGGTGGCCGTGGAGTTGATCCTGACGCTGCAGCTGGTGCTCTGTGTCTTCGCTTCCATGGATAGTCGGCAGACCTTGGGCTCCCCAGCTGCCATGATTGGGATCTCTGTGGCCCTGGGGCACCTCATTGGGGTaaggaacaaaaaaaagaacacccTGCATGTGCAGATACTGGAGTCCTCCCTGGAGAAACTACAGGACTCCAAAGGCCAGGAAGTGTCTTTCCCTGAGCTCCTCATGTCTTGTGGCCTGAGGTAGTGAGTGCCCTGTAATATAGGGCTAGCCAAAGTGGgaggcgcggggggggggggagggatgtCCTCCCCTAGGCTGCCTCAGACCTCCTCGTACTTTGATCCTGAACGTCTTCCCTAGATCTACTTCACCGGCTGTTCCATGAACCCAGCTCGCTCCTTTGGTCCTGCTGTCATTGTCGGGAAGTTCGCGGTCCACTGGGTGAGCCCTTCACTGTTAGGCGTGGGGTTTAGAGGACTAGAACTAGTAGGCTTTACCATTAGGAGAtccacacagagaaaaatcagCCGCTCTCATCACCAGGTCATTTAGACCATCCAGGAGTACAGATTTCCCTGCATTCAAAAAGCCTAGGTGAGCATCCCGTCTCTTTCAGCTCCAATATCCTGCAGTATCCAGGGACTGGCAAGAAGTGGGCCAGGGCAGGAGCTGCAGCCTTGGCCCAGGCTTTATGTTCTGCTTCCTTCTTCACTTTCTCCAGCTGGACCAATTTTCAAacttgaataaagaaaaagacaaacagaaatagACCACACAGAAGCAGAGATAGAAACAGCAATAGTCAGGGCTGAAACAGGAGGGGTGAGAGGGAAGAGGAGCTGTGGGAGAGGACCGGAGCCCCAGCTTTAGCTTTGGCTGCACCCTCCAGGGAAGGAACAAAGCCCTGGGCGCACAGCTCTCAAGTCATCTTGCGCTGCTGATGGCTCCTACCTACTTCTGTCTCCTCAGATCTTCTGGGTGGGACCCCTCACAGGGGCTGTCCTGGCTTCGTTGATCTATAACTTCATCCTGTTCCCTGATACCAAGACTGTGGCCCAGCGACTGGCCATCCTCGTGGGCACCACCAAGGTGGAGGAAGTGGTAGATGTGGAGCCCCAGAAGAAAGAATCCCAAACGAACTCAGAGGACACAGAAGTGAGCGTGTGACACTGCCCAGCCCCTGGCCCCTCGGGCTTCCAGGGCGGCATGCAGGTGGGCGGCTTGCCTTGTATGACCTGGCTTGAGGTGTCCCTGGTGTTGGGGGGATCGGGAGACTGGTCACTTATTCTAAGTAGGTACCAATCCTATCCCTGACAAAACAGTtccttccctgcctttctcccCTGAGATCCACCGCCCAGGCTGACCTTATGTTCAGTCTTCCCCTTTGGCCTATGAAATAGCTGGGACTTGGGCACACCACCGTGACTGGCTTCTGCATTCATAGATAGAAAAAATCTGGAAGTAAATCCGTCCAGTTAATTTAATTCTCCAAGATCTTCCttgcatttcctttttctttcttttggtgtttAAATTTTTACATACCGAGTAATGTGTTTCATTGTGTCCTTTTCATTCATACTTTGCTTTTGTTGACCCCCTTCCTGGACACCCCCTCTTGGACACTTTGGGATTTCCTGAGAAGAGAAATCACTTTCCTAAAAGGACTTCATTCCTACTTTCCAATGCTTGGGAAGGTCCGCACCCCGCACTGTGGGACCGGCTGAGACAGAGGAACCTTCTCCTAGGTTAGCAAGGAACAGCATTAAGGCCCTCTGGACCAGATGGTCTTCCCCTGAGGCCCCTCAGTGTAGACACAGGAAAACCTCTACTCCTGGACTAAAGTCTACATCCCAGGCCGGAAGCCTCTCCAGTCTGGTTCTCAGCATCATAGGACCCAAAGAAGCTCTTAAATAAGTCCTCTTAAATGAGACCACAGAATGACCCAGAAAATTGAGATTAGAGGTTTGGCACCTCTGAAAGATCCTGGGAGTTGAATTGATTTTGGTAGATGTTAAAGGCCGCTGTGCATCTTCTCTGCCTCTAATAAGAGCTCGGTCGTGTGGTGGTGGGGATCCTGTCTGAATTTCAGCTTCTACACTGTAAAATGGGCACACTCCTCCTGCAGAGAGCGCTGTGGCAACAGCGAGTTAGAAGATGCTTTGGGGAGTTAAATGCTGGTAGAACAACTTCAATAAATGATGATTATTGTTGCAGTTACTGTAATTATTGGGTTTGAATACAATTGCTGTTAGtagtgggaaggaagagggaaggggggatgatggagagggagggagagaaagcgCTTCTGCTCTCCTTCACTGGGCTGCTTCCCAGGGTCCCTGCCCGCCTTCTCTCAGAGGTCTTCTGACCTGGGAgttttgtgggggtggggctagGAAGGGACCCTGGCATGAAGAGATAAGCCAATTCAAGTCAGTTCTCATCTCTATGGCACCCATCACCATGGTACCCTGAGATGCAACAGccaaatccattaaaaaaaaaaaggaagaaaaaaaaagaaaagaaagcgaGATAATTGATAAGCACTTGTCTTCAGCTGGGctgcaggagggaggggctgcCGAAACATTGCTAGGGCAGGGCAATGGGTGGACCTGGAACTACTGCAGCGGTGGCCCCTGACCCAGCATCTGCATCCATGGTCTTCTGCATGTTGCGGTAGCGTTGGTACTGAGAACTATCCACCTCTCCAAGCTGAGCCCTCCTCAGCCATCTTCCTAATCTCGAAGCCCCAGGGCTTCTTGTGCCCTTTTATAAGTAGGgacagacgtgtgtgtgtgtgtgtgtatgtgtgtgtatgtgtgtgtgtctgtgtgtgtctgtgtgtctgtgttcatctgtgtacaagtgtgtgaaCAGAGGACATGACTGACTTGCCGAGGGTCACTTGACTTTATTGCAAAGATCCCTAAGgtctctccagctctctgcttAGAATTTTCTAAATCAGAGCTCTCTGGGGTCTCAGAGCTGCAGCCACTGGAGGGAAAGAGGCAGGGGCTCAGAGAGGGTGTGGCAGGGAACTCCTGCAGTAGGCGTTTAAGCCTCTTGACAAATTATCTCTGTGCCCCAGAGCCAAGCACACACTGGGTCCTCAATAAAAGTTTGATGAATGAATGACGGAGGCCTGGcggctggggagggagaggaggcagtaattgatcaagaagagaaaattcAGAACTTGGAGCTCCAAATGGGCCAAAATGACAGCAGCCGAGAAGCCTATGCTTTCACGCAGGGGCTGGGAAGAGGGTGGAAGTCAGAGTTAGCGCCTCCACCTACCACTCTGGAGCAGCGCTGGTAATCCCGGAATTTAGGTGTGGGAGACACAGAggtccttgagctcacagatatGCACTGGGGAACCATGAGTGTTAAACACACAGGCTTGTTCCTTCAAAGGGAGGGATGCAGAACCTGTTATCTGCCCAGAAGGCTGGACGTGGAAGTGACCTGCCTGGTGACCGTTGCACTGTCTGTGTAGCCTACAAGACCACACCAGATCCGCTCCCCACCCACAAGACCCTTATTGTGAATTTGTCactctatagaacccatctttatggaaagtgtcacatgtactttacaaagaATTTCAATGTAGTCAtgtcttaagctttattgtgcatGCAAGATTGAGCTAATTATCACCAGGAAAATTTTCACCAAATTGGCTGTGCTTAAAATATGCCAAAAATAAACTACTTGGCATCAGACTCccaaagtttgaaccaacacagGCTACTCTGTCTGTTTACCCGAACTGCCTTCTCGCCTCCCTCAGATCTTTCCTCTGCTGGCCGTGGTGGTTGAAGAGATTACTGAATTTAGGAACCCAAAAGAGCAAGGGGGTGGCCTGCCGGAAGCTGGGAACCGTTTTCACTGATAATCCTTTAGCAGCCCTTCTGTAGAGAAGGACTAGAGATGGCCTTCCCGAGAAAGGAGGAACCAGTAATTAGGTTAAAGCGGAAGAGCTTGAAGGTCGACGGAATAAGTAAGCAAAGGTTAGCCTTTTCTCTAGAGGCTTTTCTAGGACACCAGGCCATCTGTTTAGACGAGGGACGAGGGACGAGTTGGCCTTGGGCACTCCAGATCTCAGTGGTTCCAGTTGGAGACGCAGGCATCACCGACACAGGGGCTGGTTGTGGACAAGGGGTCTGGGGAGGACAGAGACCCACCAGGCAGGCCCTCGTTTGTCAGGGGAAGTTTTTAATTAATGGTGTGTAATCTGATCTGGCCCTTCTTCCCGCTGAGTACTGCTTTCAATCAGGGGAGCCATCTGCAGTGGCAATTCATAACTCTCTCCAAGGGGAGGGGGACTCAGGATGGGTGCCTTGGTGATTAATACAATTAGCCTTTTATGTTGATGATTGTCTTAGCAGGGGCAGATGATCTGAGCCCAGAGCCTAGGCAGTTGTTTCCGATTGGCTGGCAGGAAGCCCCCCTGCCtccgccacccccacccccactgccactGCCACCCCCACCGCAACTGTTGGTCTTTAGCTTGCCACCTCCAGGTATAAAGAGGACAGGCCTCATCTGACACCATACTGTGCCACCAGAAAAGCCCAGAAGGGGCCAGGCTGGGGACACTTTTGGTCCCCAGGTCTAAGGGAAGATGGGGACCAAACCAGAGACTCGCATTCCAAGAGAGCCACTTTGGCTTAAGGGATTCTTGTGTGCCGAGGCTGAAAATGAGACAGGGCTAGAAGGTAGTTCAGCTGGCCCAATgctggcctagcatgcacaaggccctgggtttgacctcCAGCACCAGATAAACGCGGCGTGGTGGCAGACATATTATCCTAGACATCggtatcctagcactcaggaggtggggacaggaaggtcagaggtttgaggcagggtcttactctgtaacccGAGTGACCTCAAACTTGAAACGAAGGCACTGCCTTAACCTCCCAAGGGGATGCAAGCTCTCAGGCTCTGGCATGTGGACTCATTTCCTCATCTGGACAACTCAGCAGTCAAGAGGCCGCGAGGATGGCTATCTGAGACCTGGTCTTACCACATCTAACAGTCAGATGCCATTTCACCCACGTGAGCAAGGCTGCTTCCTGTGTGGTTCCCGGCAAAGACAGGGCCTTGCCTCCTTTCCATACCCTGGGCTTAGCTGAGCCGTggaggggtgtgtgcatgtgtttctggAAGTGAGGTGGACTCCaaaggaaaggtaaaaagtcacacacaagaagagaaataaaatgataatggCCTCAGAGCAGAGAAGTGGACATTGGGGTGATCATAGCTGGGAAAGCGGGCTTGGGGGAGCTTTGAGACTGAAGGATGCTGGGTAGGATTGTGGTTAAGTGAAAAGGTGAGGATTTGGAACTTCCTGCAGCAGAAACAGCAGGAGTCAGATGTCGAGGTGCATACCTGTAGTCCCCGtactccagagactgaggcaggaggatattcATGAGCTCCAGGCCTGCAGAGCTATTCTAATCATGTCtcagctacacacacactcataaaggAAAGCACGACACATTGCTCCTGGACTTGGTGACCTGGAGGAACGGGAGGTAAAATGGGAAGCACTGAGCACACAGGGGAGGAGGGCTGGCTTCATTTGTGAAGGCTGGCTACACCATGGGTGCCAAGTCAGCCCAGCCCCCACATATGCCTGCCCTACGGAACCCCAGGCTTACATGTGAACCAGCAAGGCCCAGAACAGACTCCAGAGTGCTTGGAGGGGACATCTAGACTTGGGGGCTCTGAAAGCATAGGAGCATTtcccaccaaagactccagaccTCTGCACCTACAGGCTTCCCCGAGCTGGCTTACAATCCTAGTTCCTTACAGCCTGTGGGAGCCTGAGCCAGTTTCCAGGATAGCCTACAGTTGGCTGCAGATATACCCAACCTCTGGACCCACATCAACTACAGTTAAAGTCAGCTTGGGGCCTCAGAAGAAACTCAAGCCCCTCACTCCAGAGGGCTCTGCCCTGCAGCCCCCAGGACAACTAAACACAGCCCTTTTGGATGTGGCTGCTTCTTCCTTCACAAACAGCCTCTCACCCCAGCTTAAATGGTCTTGGTCTCCTGGGTTTATAACTCTGCTAGGTGGGAAGTCTGGAGAGATCTGAAGAGTAATTCATAGAaccactcccacaaagccattccTAGTCCATGTTCTCACAGGACCCTTTCCCAGGAGCCAAGGGCAGGGCTGTTGGCGTTAGCGAACAACTGAACAACTCAGGTCAGTCAGCTGTGCTAGCTGACGCAACACTGGCTAAATGTGAAGGGAAGGACTGGCTCTCCATGATGGCTGGGGGAAGACCCCACAGACGACAGTATAAGCCATAAGAACTCCTAGCcactctagaggctgaggcaggagaatctgagtCTGGAGCTGGAGATCTGCCTGGACAACAGAGACTCTCTGTCTCCAACAGAGAGCAACAAAAGCCCACATACACCCAAAGTGATGGGCAACCCTCAGCAGGTCTAATCTGTCCACTGTCCTGCTGTATGACCTGACTGTTTTCAGGGGTTAGAAGAAGGGACCTTCTGGGCGTGAAGAAGCCCAGCCTCTTCCTGCTGAAGGGTCAGTTGTAGTTCATCATCTAGAACACTGCCCCTTGCTTCACTTCCTTTTGGTGGTGACTTTAAGAGCCCTGTCTGGGGTGTTTTCTGTTTAGGAATGCAATCTTTGTTCACAGTATGTGAATGTTTCTTCTTGGTCTTTTCATTGCACTTACACTGGGCTTTTCCCAACATTTTCAATACAACAAACTGCACAGAATTGGATAGTTATGAATAAAGCAGCAGTGATGAgaggagaaacacacagagtACCAGTTCCAGATCCGAGGTTTGAGGTACAGCATGGAGCAATATCCTTGCCATCAAATGACTACAAGTTGACCAATGTGCTTGCCAGTGACCTTGAACGCCTGATGGGAGACAGGAAAGGCATAGGGCTGGGCTTCAGCGGTGtcagagaaaggcagggaggaagtTAAGAGCTAATCAAGGCAAGCATCTAGCCACGCTGTGGCCACTCTGGGCA
This window contains:
- the Aqp6 gene encoding aquaporin-6, whose product is MEPRLCCRAFLLAGRLWTAISKALFAEFLATGLYVFFGVGSVLPWPVALPSVLQIAITFNLATATAVQISWKTSGAHANPAVTLAYLVGSHISLPRAMAYIAAQLAGATVGAALLYGVTPGGVRETLGVNVVHNSTSTGQAVAVELILTLQLVLCVFASMDSRQTLGSPAAMIGISVALGHLIGIYFTGCSMNPARSFGPAVIVGKFAVHWIFWVGPLTGAVLASLIYNFILFPDTKTVAQRLAILVGTTKVEEVVDVEPQKKESQTNSEDTEVSV